From Montipora foliosa isolate CH-2021 chromosome 6, ASM3666993v2, whole genome shotgun sequence, a single genomic window includes:
- the LOC138007943 gene encoding uncharacterized protein isoform X2 yields the protein MWLLIVISMISATSKTHALFVSWDKNANLTDDDIFISIRKMYIPKVYGRITPTFKNLTSHSLDERCSKGMPLSVSWSLNEPYSTILGPKIGKKRGFAVQGIFPTVVQRLVRHCCNGSQIVYGTFLKSNREAEDHFSEQMYDFTFPVYVSKMDKDLYKDQPFVTVVSAPRVMLLFNDERKKTRTQNLVDTILHAWPFLIFILAAAASSGLSVWLLESLFLSSEFSKIFYRGVWDGFWWAFVTMTTVGYGDRSPKSVPGRLFCFFWIITGITLIAIFTALVTATVTATTQPYFNIHSAKIGAVNGSEEFRLGVSLNFDMQAFGMPVQMTKALIDQDVDGILIDNYAVTRFSKILEGGNIRVERTIEHQITYGLVLPTGSPNTTKCVRRYMDNYNHEIFEHIAKHLKPLKSSNNEKDYAVKEVERLFYQESLFNKVIRIGVGVVGGLLLVGLLWEISYRRKKHGVLKKKRAADEAVTELAPISADRSSKSIEKQKEELLLNYNKFHKRWMAELLDTKLQ from the exons ATGTGGCTGCTCATTGTAATCTCAATGATCTCAGCAACTTCAAAAACGCATGCACTCTTCGTTTCGTGGGACAAAAACGCAAACCTGACAGACGATGACATTTTCATCAGCATTAGGAAAATGTACATACCTAAGGTATATGGCCGAATAACACCAACCTTCAAAAATCTTACTTCTCATTCGCTTGATGAACGTTGCAGTAAGGGGATGCCTCTTTCGGTATCTTGGAGCCTCAACGAGCCTTATTCGACCATTTTAGGGCCAAAGATTGGCAAGAAACGTGGTTTTGCTGTCCAAGGGATATTTCCAA CTGTCGTTCAGAGACTTGTTCGCCACTGTTGCAATGGAAGCCAAATTGTGTATGGAACGTTTCTGAAGAGCAATCGAGAAGCTGAAGACCATTTTTCTGAGCAAATGTACGATTTCACGTTTCCAGTTTACGTTTCAAAGATGGACAAGGATTTGTACAAAGATCAGCCTTTTGTTACTGTGGTGTCAGCGCCTAGGGTCATGTTGTTATTTAACGATGAACGTAAG AAAACGAGGACGCAGAACCTTGTGGACACGATACTTCATGCCTGGCCATTCCTCATTTTCATTCTGGCAGCAGCAGCGTCATCTGGACTCAGTGTCTGGTTATTG gaATCTCTCTTCCTCTCAAGCGAATTCTCCAAGATATTTTACCGTGGAGTCTGGGACGGGTTCTGGTGGGCTtttgttaccatgacaacagtTGG ATATGGTGACAGATCACCTAAGTCTGTACCCGGCCGACTGTTCTGTTTCTTCTGGATAATCACCGGTATTACTCTCATAGCCATATTTACTGCGTTGGTAACCGCTACCGTGACAGCGACAACTCAGCCGTATTTCAACATTCACAGCGCAAAG ATTGGCGCAGTCAATGGCAGCGAGGAGTTCAGGCTTGGAGTTAGTCTAAACTTTGATATGCAAG CCTTTGGTATGCCTGTTCAAATGACTAAGGCTTTGATCGACCAGGATGTGGACGGCATTTTAATTGACAACTATGCAGTGACAAGATTTTCCAAAATACTGGAGGGTGGCAACATCCGAGTGGAGCGCACCATTGAACACCAAATAACATATGGTCTGGTGTTACCTACTGGATCACCCAACACCACAAAGTGTGTACGCCGATATATGGACAACTACAACCATGAAATCTTTGAGCACATTGCCAAGCATCTCAAACCTCTTAAG AGTTCGAACAATGAAAAAGACTACGCTGTAAAAGAAGTTGAGCGTCTTTTCTATCAGGAGAGTCTCTTCAATAAAGTGATCAGGATTGGTGTTGGCGTTGTGGGTGGCCTTTTGTTGGTTGGACTTCTGTGGGAAATTTCATATCGACGTAAAAAACATGGCG tatTGAAGAAAAAGCGGGCTGCAGACGA
- the LOC138007943 gene encoding uncharacterized protein isoform X1, translated as MKHNQRKNPNWPEANQLAIYKYSWQVEPGTTRNKFKEWSEQVLNPGSPDLKASALTTRPHCLHVEAVNYVDVGKFGAGSLPGIQAHAQTLRSLHARMWLLIVISMISATSKTHALFVSWDKNANLTDDDIFISIRKMYIPKVYGRITPTFKNLTSHSLDERCSKGMPLSVSWSLNEPYSTILGPKIGKKRGFAVQGIFPTVVQRLVRHCCNGSQIVYGTFLKSNREAEDHFSEQMYDFTFPVYVSKMDKDLYKDQPFVTVVSAPRVMLLFNDERKKTRTQNLVDTILHAWPFLIFILAAAASSGLSVWLLESLFLSSEFSKIFYRGVWDGFWWAFVTMTTVGYGDRSPKSVPGRLFCFFWIITGITLIAIFTALVTATVTATTQPYFNIHSAKIGAVNGSEEFRLGVSLNFDMQAFGMPVQMTKALIDQDVDGILIDNYAVTRFSKILEGGNIRVERTIEHQITYGLVLPTGSPNTTKCVRRYMDNYNHEIFEHIAKHLKPLKSSNNEKDYAVKEVERLFYQESLFNKVIRIGVGVVGGLLLVGLLWEISYRRKKHGVLKKKRAADEAVTELAPISADRSSKSIEKQKEELLLNYNKFHKRWMAELLDTKLQ; from the exons atgaaacacaatcaacgaaagaatcccaactggccggaggcaaaccagttggctatttacaagtacagctggcaagttgaaccagggactaccaggaacaaattcaaagagtggtcagagcaggtcttAAACCCGGggtctccggatctcaaggcaagcgccctaaccactcggccacactgcctccatgtGGAGGCAGTAAACTATGTTGACGTCGGGaaattcggtgctggaagccttcccggtatacaggctcacgctcaaacattgag GAGCCTTCATGCAAGAATGTGGCTGCTCATTGTAATCTCAATGATCTCAGCAACTTCAAAAACGCATGCACTCTTCGTTTCGTGGGACAAAAACGCAAACCTGACAGACGATGACATTTTCATCAGCATTAGGAAAATGTACATACCTAAGGTATATGGCCGAATAACACCAACCTTCAAAAATCTTACTTCTCATTCGCTTGATGAACGTTGCAGTAAGGGGATGCCTCTTTCGGTATCTTGGAGCCTCAACGAGCCTTATTCGACCATTTTAGGGCCAAAGATTGGCAAGAAACGTGGTTTTGCTGTCCAAGGGATATTTCCAA CTGTCGTTCAGAGACTTGTTCGCCACTGTTGCAATGGAAGCCAAATTGTGTATGGAACGTTTCTGAAGAGCAATCGAGAAGCTGAAGACCATTTTTCTGAGCAAATGTACGATTTCACGTTTCCAGTTTACGTTTCAAAGATGGACAAGGATTTGTACAAAGATCAGCCTTTTGTTACTGTGGTGTCAGCGCCTAGGGTCATGTTGTTATTTAACGATGAACGTAAG AAAACGAGGACGCAGAACCTTGTGGACACGATACTTCATGCCTGGCCATTCCTCATTTTCATTCTGGCAGCAGCAGCGTCATCTGGACTCAGTGTCTGGTTATTG gaATCTCTCTTCCTCTCAAGCGAATTCTCCAAGATATTTTACCGTGGAGTCTGGGACGGGTTCTGGTGGGCTtttgttaccatgacaacagtTGG ATATGGTGACAGATCACCTAAGTCTGTACCCGGCCGACTGTTCTGTTTCTTCTGGATAATCACCGGTATTACTCTCATAGCCATATTTACTGCGTTGGTAACCGCTACCGTGACAGCGACAACTCAGCCGTATTTCAACATTCACAGCGCAAAG ATTGGCGCAGTCAATGGCAGCGAGGAGTTCAGGCTTGGAGTTAGTCTAAACTTTGATATGCAAG CCTTTGGTATGCCTGTTCAAATGACTAAGGCTTTGATCGACCAGGATGTGGACGGCATTTTAATTGACAACTATGCAGTGACAAGATTTTCCAAAATACTGGAGGGTGGCAACATCCGAGTGGAGCGCACCATTGAACACCAAATAACATATGGTCTGGTGTTACCTACTGGATCACCCAACACCACAAAGTGTGTACGCCGATATATGGACAACTACAACCATGAAATCTTTGAGCACATTGCCAAGCATCTCAAACCTCTTAAG AGTTCGAACAATGAAAAAGACTACGCTGTAAAAGAAGTTGAGCGTCTTTTCTATCAGGAGAGTCTCTTCAATAAAGTGATCAGGATTGGTGTTGGCGTTGTGGGTGGCCTTTTGTTGGTTGGACTTCTGTGGGAAATTTCATATCGACGTAAAAAACATGGCG tatTGAAGAAAAAGCGGGCTGCAGACGA